A window of Acidobacteriota bacterium contains these coding sequences:
- a CDS encoding 4Fe-4S dicluster domain-containing protein encodes MSGAARIARECGIVGAGGAGFPTHVKLQARADTFAVNAAECEPLLYKDQEILENFLEPFAEGLVRCGEAVGARRLLVGIKDKHPRLIERLRDELPRSVEVLTLRDTYPSGDEHILVWETTRRAIPKGGLPLDVGVVVQNVETVLNVGLAKPVTEKFVTISGAVPEVLTLRVPLGTSLRDVLSAAGAPVSGMGYVVNGAMMGTVAEDLDEPVTKTTSGILVLPLDHSVLARKKRTPLQVHKIAATCDQCMRCSDLCPRDLLGHFVKPHKAMISIGFAPDQAVAWQETALYCCECALCSLYACPEDLDPFRVMVESKRALLARGVRPSKEEVAPSPLFEYRRTPTRLLMRRLDLLRFEAPHRFDARPIPARILRLPLKQHAGAPSAPTVQSGDRVQAGQVVAEIPDRALGARIFAPKSGRVLVDESAVTVEVS; translated from the coding sequence ATGAGCGGGGCGGCACGCATCGCGCGGGAGTGCGGCATCGTGGGGGCCGGCGGAGCCGGCTTTCCGACGCACGTCAAACTGCAGGCGAGGGCCGACACCTTCGCCGTGAACGCCGCCGAGTGCGAACCGCTCCTGTACAAAGACCAGGAGATCCTCGAAAACTTCCTGGAGCCTTTCGCGGAGGGCCTCGTGCGTTGCGGCGAGGCGGTTGGCGCCAGGCGGCTCCTCGTGGGGATCAAGGACAAGCATCCCAGGCTGATCGAGCGTCTGAGGGACGAACTGCCCCGCTCGGTGGAGGTCCTCACGCTCCGGGACACGTACCCATCGGGAGACGAGCACATCCTCGTGTGGGAAACGACGCGCCGCGCCATCCCGAAGGGAGGCCTCCCTCTGGACGTGGGGGTCGTGGTCCAGAACGTGGAGACGGTCCTCAACGTGGGTCTGGCGAAGCCCGTCACGGAGAAGTTCGTCACCATCTCGGGCGCCGTGCCGGAGGTCCTCACGTTGAGGGTCCCCCTCGGGACTTCCCTTCGAGATGTCCTCTCGGCGGCGGGCGCGCCCGTCTCCGGAATGGGCTACGTGGTCAACGGCGCCATGATGGGGACCGTGGCCGAGGACCTCGACGAACCCGTGACCAAGACCACCTCGGGGATTCTCGTCCTGCCCCTCGACCACTCGGTTCTGGCCCGCAAGAAGCGGACGCCGCTCCAGGTCCACAAGATCGCCGCGACCTGCGACCAATGCATGCGATGCTCGGACCTTTGCCCCCGGGACCTTCTGGGTCACTTCGTCAAGCCGCACAAGGCCATGATCTCCATCGGCTTCGCTCCTGACCAGGCGGTCGCCTGGCAGGAAACGGCCCTCTACTGCTGCGAATGCGCCCTCTGTTCCCTCTACGCGTGTCCCGAGGACCTGGACCCCTTCCGCGTCATGGTGGAAAGCAAACGCGCGCTCCTGGCGAGGGGAGTTCGCCCCAGCAAGGAGGAGGTCGCGCCCTCCCCCCTCTTCGAGTACCGCCGGACGCCCACCCGGCTGCTCATGCGCCGCCTGGACCTTCTCCGGTTCGAAGCGCCCCACCGTTTCGATGCCCGGCCCATCCCGGCGCGGATCCTTCGGCTTCCGCTCAAGCAGCACGCCGGAGCGCCCTCCGCCCCAACGGTTCAATCGGGCGACAGGGTCCAGGCGGGCCAGGTGGTTGCGGAGATACCCGATCGCGCCCTGGGAGCCAGGATCTTCGCACCCAAATCGGGCCGCGTCCTCGTGGACGAGAGCGCGGTGACCGTGGAGGTCTCATGA
- a CDS encoding BMC domain-containing protein — protein MSPKISQIRSGATRPTASSSAPPIGAAPGSGARDAIGLLELTSVAKGVEATDVMLKAADVELLGSRSICSGKYMILVRGDVAACTSAVRAGEDLALETVADSIVIPNLHEQVFPALSQSCEVEEVEALGILEAFNVATLIEGADAAVKAAEVHLLEIRIAMALGGKAFCILTGSVAAVRAAVEAGKSLIGEKGLLTNWAVIPAPKKELVREILGGRLI, from the coding sequence ATGAGTCCAAAGATCAGCCAGATCCGGTCGGGCGCCACGCGCCCCACCGCCTCGTCTTCGGCCCCCCCGATCGGCGCCGCCCCGGGGAGCGGGGCCCGCGACGCCATCGGGCTCCTCGAGCTGACCTCCGTCGCCAAGGGCGTGGAGGCCACCGACGTCATGCTGAAGGCGGCCGACGTCGAACTCCTGGGAAGCCGGTCGATCTGCTCGGGCAAGTACATGATCCTCGTACGGGGAGACGTGGCCGCCTGCACCTCCGCCGTGCGGGCCGGGGAGGACCTGGCGTTGGAGACGGTGGCCGACTCCATCGTCATCCCCAACCTTCACGAGCAGGTGTTCCCGGCCCTATCCCAGTCCTGTGAGGTGGAGGAAGTGGAGGCTCTGGGCATCCTGGAGGCCTTCAACGTGGCCACCCTCATCGAGGGGGCCGACGCCGCCGTCAAGGCGGCGGAGGTCCACCTGCTGGAAATCCGCATCGCCATGGCCCTGGGTGGAAAGGCCTTTTGCATCCTCACGGGCAGCGTGGCCGCGGTCCGCGCAGCCGTGGAGGCGGGAAAGAGCCTGATCGGAGAGAAGGGCCTCCTGACCAACTGGGCCGTGATTCCGGCTCCGAAGAAGGAACTCGTTCGCGAAATTCTGGGCGGCCGGCTCATCTGA